Proteins encoded by one window of Vicinamibacterales bacterium:
- a CDS encoding circularly permuted type 2 ATP-grasp protein: protein MRFSDYDAGDFYDEMFDGRGPRRFARALAGFVNGLPDGELKRRQRSAERALLNMGITFNVYGDGAGAERIFPFDLIPRIVPAREWQVIERGLKQRIHALNLFIDDVYHGRKIVKDGVVPEEILRTASAYRSACEGLDPPLGIWCHITGTDLVRDRDGQIYVLEDNLRTPSGVSYVLQNRTLIKRTFPQLFESFRIRPVDDYASRLRDLLESLAPPDVETPRVVVLTPGPYNSAYFEHSFLAQQMGVELVEGRDLVASDGSVWMRTTKGFERVDVIYRRIDDDFIDPSVFRADSLLGVPGLFDVYRLGRVALANAPGTGIADDKVIYTYVPAIVKYYLDEDLILPNVPTFRCCDAGHRQHVLQNLHALVVKAADQSGGYGMLVGPHATAAEREEFARRIEASPRSYIAQPTLSLSRVPTIADGALRGRHVDLRPYILSGESVFVLPGGLTRVALRDGSLVVNSSQGGGSKDTWVLADDRDAEIDGVDPPAGMGGQTQC, encoded by the coding sequence ATGCGGTTCTCCGACTACGACGCCGGTGATTTCTACGACGAGATGTTCGACGGCCGCGGGCCGCGCCGCTTCGCGCGGGCGTTGGCCGGCTTCGTCAACGGCCTGCCCGACGGCGAGCTGAAGCGGCGGCAGCGCTCTGCCGAGCGGGCGCTGCTCAACATGGGGATCACCTTCAACGTCTACGGCGACGGCGCCGGCGCCGAACGCATCTTTCCCTTCGACCTGATCCCGCGCATCGTGCCGGCCCGGGAATGGCAGGTGATCGAGCGCGGCCTGAAGCAGCGCATCCACGCGCTCAATCTGTTTATCGACGATGTCTATCACGGCCGGAAGATTGTCAAGGACGGCGTCGTCCCTGAGGAAATCCTGCGGACCGCGTCGGCGTACCGGAGCGCCTGCGAAGGGCTCGATCCGCCGCTCGGCATCTGGTGCCACATCACCGGCACCGATCTCGTGCGCGATCGCGACGGACAGATCTACGTGCTCGAGGACAACCTGCGGACGCCCTCGGGCGTGTCCTACGTGCTTCAGAACCGGACGCTGATCAAGCGGACCTTCCCGCAGCTCTTCGAGTCGTTCCGCATCCGGCCGGTCGACGACTACGCCAGCCGCCTGCGCGACCTGCTCGAGTCGCTGGCGCCGCCAGACGTCGAGACGCCGCGCGTCGTGGTCCTGACGCCGGGGCCGTACAACTCCGCGTATTTCGAGCATTCGTTCCTCGCGCAGCAGATGGGGGTCGAGCTCGTCGAGGGGCGCGACCTGGTCGCCTCGGACGGCTCCGTCTGGATGCGGACGACCAAGGGCTTCGAGCGGGTCGACGTCATCTATCGCCGCATCGACGACGACTTCATCGATCCGTCGGTGTTCCGAGCCGATTCGCTGCTCGGCGTGCCGGGGCTGTTCGACGTCTACCGACTCGGCCGAGTCGCGCTCGCCAACGCGCCAGGCACCGGCATCGCCGACGACAAGGTGATCTATACCTACGTGCCGGCGATCGTGAAGTACTACCTGGACGAGGACCTGATCCTGCCCAACGTGCCGACGTTCCGCTGTTGCGATGCCGGGCATCGCCAGCACGTGCTCCAGAACCTGCACGCGCTCGTCGTCAAGGCGGCGGATCAGTCGGGCGGCTACGGCATGCTGGTCGGGCCGCACGCGACCGCCGCCGAGCGCGAGGAGTTCGCGCGCCGGATCGAGGCCTCGCCGCGAAGCTACATCGCGCAGCCGACGCTGTCGCTGTCGCGAGTGCCGACCATCGCCGACGGCGCCCTGCGCGGGCGGCACGTCGACCTGCGCCCCTACATCCTGTCCGGGGAGAGCGTGTTCGTGCTGCCCGGCGGCCTGACGCGGGTCGCGCTGCGCGACGGGTCGCTGGTCGTCAACTCCTCGCAGGGCGGCGGCAGCAAGGACACCTGGGTCCTGGCCGACGACCGCGACGCCGAGATCGACGGCGTCGATCCGCCGGCAGGGATGGGGGGGCAGACGCAATGCTGA
- a CDS encoding alpha-E domain-containing protein produces MLSRVADSIYWMSRYIERAENVARFVDVTLNLILDMPVGSLQQWQPLVDTTGDTGEFGRRYGGASQTSVVQFLTFDQENPNSILSCLRAARDNARSVREIISSEMWEQINEFYLMVNAAASDPRGLGATPSLFSSVKMSSHLFTGVMEATMTHNEGWHFARLGRHLERADKTSRILDVKYFLLLPAVADIGTTYDDIQWAAVLRSASAFEMYRKRHGRMSPERIVEFLLLDREFPRAIHWCMLQARSSVHTISGTPAGMFRTGFEHLLGEVCSELAYGQSDEIVAKGVHEYLDHLQARMNLIGAGIHDTFFARQLAPPPVQPTTPRRKGQRRAAERRA; encoded by the coding sequence ATGCTGAGCCGCGTCGCCGACTCGATCTACTGGATGAGCCGCTACATCGAGCGCGCCGAGAACGTGGCGCGATTCGTCGACGTCACGCTCAACCTGATCCTCGACATGCCGGTCGGCTCGCTGCAGCAGTGGCAGCCGCTCGTCGACACGACCGGCGACACCGGCGAGTTCGGGCGCCGCTACGGGGGCGCCTCGCAGACCTCGGTCGTCCAGTTCCTTACCTTCGATCAGGAGAACCCCAACTCGATCCTGTCGTGCCTGCGCGCGGCGCGCGACAACGCCCGCTCGGTGCGCGAGATTATCTCGTCGGAGATGTGGGAGCAGATCAACGAGTTCTACCTGATGGTCAACGCCGCGGCATCCGACCCGCGCGGCCTTGGCGCGACGCCCAGCCTGTTCAGCTCGGTGAAGATGTCGAGCCATCTCTTCACCGGCGTCATGGAAGCGACCATGACCCACAACGAGGGCTGGCACTTTGCGCGGCTCGGGCGCCACCTGGAGCGCGCCGACAAGACGTCGCGCATCCTCGACGTCAAGTACTTCCTGCTGCTGCCGGCGGTGGCGGACATCGGCACGACCTACGACGACATCCAGTGGGCGGCGGTGCTGCGTTCGGCCAGCGCCTTCGAGATGTACCGCAAGCGGCACGGGCGGATGTCGCCGGAGCGGATCGTCGAGTTCCTGCTGCTCGACCGCGAATTCCCGCGGGCGATCCACTGGTGCATGCTCCAGGCGCGCTCGTCGGTGCACACGATCTCGGGGACGCCGGCCGGCATGTTCCGCACCGGCTTCGAGCACCTGCTCGGCGAGGTGTGCTCGGAGCTCGCCTACGGGCAGTCGGACGAGATCGTCGCGAAGGGTGTGCACGAGTATCTCGACCATCTCCAGGCGCGCATGAACCTGATCGGCGCCGGCATCCACGACACCTTCTTCGCGCGGCAGCTGGCCCCGCCGCCCGTGCAACCCACGACCCCGCGCCGCAAGGGCCAGCGCCGCGCCGCCGAGCGTCGCGCATGA